In the genome of Rhopalosiphum padi isolate XX-2018 chromosome 1, ASM2088224v1, whole genome shotgun sequence, the window ttgttattttatcatataggAATTTTGCTGtgacttatattaattttgacaatattatgtaactattagttatttttatgaattttgattttttcaattaaattaatttgttagttTAAATCATTTCACATAAAattgtaacttataattaaaatattacctgaTTTCTGTGAAtagaataattactaatttttaagtgttatgtctttttctttattaaatatttaaataataaaatgttgttcttatatatatatatttttttttttacctaaatgAGAAGGCTATAAAGTATGATACATACaaatacttattagtaattatagtttttatcagTACTTGGAAAGAATTTGTTCTTAAACATCTTTTTTCATTTGTGCAAACGTGaatgaaattcatatttttaaacaaattatgggtataaatatttcatcctttttagtcaaaaattaaatgttaaataagtttgaatgttgataattttgacaaacaaatgttaacatttacaaattatttagtagttacaaactaatgtaatattaaatttcatacttaaagtttaaattaaatacattttaatcatggACTTATAACTTAAGTCTTGTTTTAATCTAGTGGTGGTAAATCTATGCACACTTCTCAATGGCATACCGGTAATgatacaaaaattgtatacagttttttgattctaaaattgtttatcaGTATTTATcaagaataatttaaactattagaACTACATGATGATTCATTGTCCTTTTTTACCACGTAAATTCAAAACCCTACTATGCTGTAGGAGTTTAACAAGTTTTAATACTGGAGTAAACACAGCAAAAAGAAAAATTCGTTGTcagtattctttttttatataaaccaaATTTGATTTTGcaaaactaaatactaataaaaatgataaatatattataagatcatATTACAAGTATACTGCATTACATAgtgataattaatgttaataagaaataatatctaCTATATTACCACTTATGACAAATTCATCGTTTAGTATTGTAATTactaaagtaatttaataatttttttccctttattttgaaataaagtatAGTTAATACAGAGTTAACACCTGGTACAACAAAACCCTAGTTAAATCTATATATCCTATTGAGTATTGATGCAATTAGGCTGGTAcaccaaaaaataaacattcctattatattttgaatactaccattaaatacaaaatgacCAGCATACCCTAAAATATATTGACTATTAAGTAATAAGGGTAGGTGCCCACTACATATACCTTATCATGAAATATTCTTAAGTTGGTATAATTTTGTGAAGAATCAGGTCTTAGATATATTAGTGACAGATTAACATTGAAcatactttttttctttaaaagaaacacataaatatagtaaataattcgtTATAACACAAGTTAACTGTTAAATGTGGCTGTTCACCAATTTTTTCatgaaaatgaattattttaatgttgacaTTACTAGGTAAAAATTAAAGCTCTTGGATTCGAATGTGAATTAAGATTTACACtatgtatttgaaatatatttattcaacacatttatttatatgataatttaaaaaatatgcatgtTCATAATTACcatgaaaaactaaaaataaatttttcataagtaatattattgtaaaaagacAACAGATGAAGCAAATGTTTTGGGTTCaatttatgaaatgtatttaaaataaaattctaattttttttacgtaaaacaGACttctaatacaaatatttattacctatattcaataatatgtaaatgatgtaaagattatttagtatttttaaaaaaccattgaaaaatgaatttctagttaaaattaaccagatttaaaattttttcaacTGAATGCAAATTAATTGTCATAAATGTAAAAGGCCTGAAAATTCTTTATAACTTGtgcactattaaaaatattggtatagtTATATCTGTAGTATATCAGTTGACTTGCATccgttataaatatttgtgacATTGCCTATATATACCACATTTATTCCTGTTCAATTTCATAGTTGATAAATTATAGGAATTATTTCTTTAagttaaagaaatataaaaaatatacaatttacatgtaataaagttaattatattttatataaacgttAATCCACAAGCAACCTTATCATTTTTTCTCTTTATCATCGGtgttcatttttttacatttgatcTCCTTCACTTGAAGACCTggaataaatagttatataaattatcgtattattcaacttttataatatttaatttaagtatcttACCAGGTGGCAATGATTGTTTAAGTTTCTCTGCCTTTTCCTTGTCTGTGATTACTAAGGTATAAAGGAATCGAGAACAACGGACCTTGAATTTGACATTTTCAATGTTCTTCTTAATCTTAACAGCTAATAAAACAGTAtggacattaatataaaattaaaaataaattgtttcaagaatataattacatttggcATCCTTCCTTCTGGCCTTCAGGAGGAAATCTTTGATTTCTTTAATTTCTTGtggctaaaaaataaaatataaataattaataatataatatacaggtacattacaataaaatttaaataattaagaaattatgaatttttaaggtaaaagtaataaaaaaaccgAATTTAACCcattggtttttaattaaatatcagaaCTAATCAGTCTTCAACATCTTCACCGAGATTAATTTAACAAGACCAATACTTCACACATGATttctatgtatacaattattttttacagaaataaagtttaaattttatttaagaaactAAACAATTTTCACTCAGAATTATgatcttaatagttaatatataatcaCTAAATTGATAACCGcataagatttattattattgttatcaatatgtaatacctatattaaatatttttattacttcagAATTACGTCCCTTAATATACAATCACTAAAATGATCAGTACGTAAGattcatcattaaattattttcgacaatacatatttaaactattttattattacttcagAATTACGTCCCTTAATATACAATCACTAAAATGATCAGTACGTAAGattcatcattaaattattctcaacattacatattaaaacaattttattatttcttcagAATTACGTCCCTTAATATACAATCACTAAAATGATCAGTACGTAAGattcatcattaaattattctcaacattacatattaaatcaattttattattttttcagaattacGTCCCTTAATATACAATCATTAAAATGATCAGTACATAAGattcatcattaaattattcttgacaataaatatttaaacaattttattacttCTTCAGAATTACGTCCCTTAATATACAATCACTAAAATGATCAGTACGTAAGATTCATCATAAATTATTCTCAACATCacattcaaacaattttaatattacttctgAATTACatccattattaataattaatcattaaaaatgatcAGTGTGTAGGGTccataattagttaaaataacataatttaaatatgcatattgtAAATTCTAGATTAAAATGAAGAAATATTAACAGATTATTAACGCTTTTTTAATCTAGTAAGATGGGgtgaacatttaattatttctaggaataattttcaaatataaattattaacaaagcaaaaaaatacattaaaactattacagaaatatttattttttcaactatcaaattttttaattaagaaagtattaaaataacacgCAATATTAAGTTTTTGACAAATAAGATGTATATCAAACGATCAAactggaatatattatatataatgcaaataaaaacatcaataaaatgTCAACCATCAACAGCGTTCCGAGCGAAAAAACCATGTGGCGAGCTGGAGCAATGGAGGTTAGGCTAGCGAATACCGCATAGAACGGCAACTTTAaacttacttaaaattaaaacttcaattttgtagttattcaataaataacgCTTACCATGATTTTTTTTGTGGTCGATGTCACTAAAAAAGTTGAGGAAGTTTTTGTCACAAAacttctaaaatgtattaaggtTTACGGAAAAAAGAAACACATCAATCGAACAGGACGGAAAGAAAACAACATGCAACGCGGACTTAAGTGATATCAAAACTATCGAACAAGGAGATAAACTATCGATGTTTGAATgagttgtttaaatatttaatttcataatcatCCACTActctaaatattagtttatttatctcattagatttaaaaagttttaattttattttaattcaaatacaaatttgttattGTCTTTTCTTCAATTAAATAACTCATCATTActcatataaaattgttaaacatcGATTAAAATGTACCATCATAACCTCTAAATCCGAACCAGTGCTGACTGTTACTAAAAACTCAAATCAAAATAtccaaattatcataaaaatacaatttttaacgtGAAAAATTCGAAATCAAAACCATGGATATGTAGTTACATCACTTTGTAACTATTACCATATTATGATTCAATAATTGAAGCCACGGTCTTAGAAGACCGCGATTGAAACAAATCAAACATGTCTGATACCGATTGCTGTATTGGTACGTTTCGTTCGTAAACCACCCATGAATTGTATGTTATTCAACCGATACGTATCGATACACTCCAATTTCttccttgaaaatattgtacaatttatattttataataattgacaattgttgataatatttaaaaaacaaaacagtttTCAATTTGTCCGAATGTCCAATAGGTCGCAATCTTGtaataattctaaaacaaattcaaatgaTGGATAAACATTTAGTAGATTTTGACTGGAAATTAAAGGTAAATCACTGAAATATAgttgtttattttactattttataatggaAGTTGATCTTTTTATGTGTTGTCTCATAATATGAAGTATTTGTTTCAACTATTTTCACTACGTCCATACCGACCATATCCTTCTCGTTTTCTGAGTTTTGTAAAtccagttattaattataatcttaaacCTCGACCAACACCAGAAATTATGAAACTTGAAAACTCACAATACGGTTTTATATTCTCTCCGCAACTTACCACAGTATTACAAGTTTTTGACAAGTATAAATACGAAATCAGACTTTGTGGAGGTGCAGTACGCGATATATTGTTAGACAAAACGCCTACTGATCTAGATTTTGCCACTACAGCTACCCCTGACGAAATGATTGAAATGATGGCGAAAGAAAACATTAGAGTAGTTAATAAAGGTGGTTTAAAACACGGAACAGTAACTTCTCATGTTGATGGTGTTAATTTTGAACTTACTACGCTAAGAATTGATGTTGTTACTGATGGCAGACATGCTGATGTTGAATACACCAAAGATTGGTCACTAGATGCGGGACGGAGAGATTTAACAGTTAACTCCATGTTCTTAGGAATGGATGGCactgtatatgattattttaatggaTATGAAGATTTAAAGAAGCGTCAAATAAGATTTGTAGGTGATCCTAAATTACGCATCACTGAGGATTATTTGAGAATTTTACGATACTTCAGATTTTATGGCTGTTTGGCTACTGCACCTAACCTTCACGACGAATATATACTTGaagcaataaaacaaaatggCAATGGACTCAAAAAAATATCTGGTGAACGGATTTGGTCAGAACTTCATAAAATTTTAGAAGGAAACTATGGACCTGATATAATGAAGACTATTCTAAATTTAGGGCTAAGTCCATATATTGGTCTTCCTGAACAACCCAATATAGACGAGTTTGATAAAGTTATTAATCGAAGCAAAGGCTTAAAATTACAACCAATTACTATGTTGGTATCATTCTTAAAAGATAAACAAGATATGATTGATCTTAACAATCGTTTAAAGTTTCGAGTGTTTGACAGGGACTTGGGATTATTCATAGTAGAAAGTAGAGATGAAAAATGGACACCAGAcactattaaaatgaataaaataaaaattatacaaaacccAACCAAACAAGGAGTTATGAAAGAGTATATTGAACAGttattaatgtacaataatgaCAGAACCATTCTTGAAGAATTCGAAAAATGGACACCGTTAAAGTTTCCTATTACAGGAAATATGATTAAAAGTCATGGGGTGAAAGATGGGAAGAAAATTGGAATAATTTTGAAGAAACTTATTGAATACTGGGCAGATGATGATTTCCAAACCGATATCGAAGAGTTGCTAAATTTGATACCTAGAGCTGAAGATGAattgaaatgaaataatttttttgtagattACTTGTTTttgaattgataattatttttcttgtacaACTATAgtgttatatactatacagaataaatatttctcagttaaaataaaataatttaattgatataacaacaaaaaatgtaaatatttactaatcgTGAATAAAATCAtggtatatgaaattaattgtttacaaattaaaattaaataattgttaatcaaATTTTGGATTTTATGAAGTATTTGTAACTTAGTGTTACATACCAAAGTTGattcaacttaaaaattaaattaacatgtgatatttaaaaatgtattaaactattattggcATACCTAAAAATccaaacttaaattatattttaattttcttcattCTTCATTTAGTTGTcgtgtttattgtatatattaatatacctgtATTTACTTAGGTTTAAATATGATATCAGTGATATTGTCGTGAAGGAGTTAGTACTGTGTATTCTTGTAGTCTACctagattatttaaatcatacacaaagtttttactaattttaatttatattgtgtatgtataaatactacTTCATGCCTTGATTTAAGTTGTCCACTACTTGAGCATCCccacattttcaaattaaactGTGACTATTATGTTGATATCTATCCACTTTTTTCAatccaattaaaatgtttaaagaaatatacataatatatagtatcttCATAAATACTCAACACATTGCTGTACTTGTATTAAAGAGATTTGATTatcatataacatatttgtaaaaattatcttcagtgaataaaataaatgttgttttatatttatattatgtcaacTGTAGTTTAACCATacctgaaattattattttttctacatttttagtATGTTATGGGCAGCAGTTCATTAAGTACATTGGAAGAACCATTACTTCAAGTTATATTGCATTTGAAGGATGGCCCCAGGTCAAATAACACAGAAAATCCAAAAGtatccaaaaatgtatttttggaattttctcAAGAAGAACtttcattatttatagaaaaactcAAACAGTCCTTATAGGTAACATTGTATAatacactttaatataataaatacattgtttatataattaaaatcacaacattttgatattttgagtcATATAAATTCTATTCCTTCATATTTAAGATCAGCTACTTTAATTTCTGGCAGTATAATTGTTCCATCAATATTAAATGCTGTAATATAACTAGCAGTTTTTGAACCAACTTCTTCAGATTTAAGTGCTACAATAATTCTATCATTCATACCAGGTAGAAATTTAAAACTAGAATATCCATGAGTAGGTACTATTTTACCTATGTGTACCACCTATAaacatatcaaattaaattaaaattaaaatacttaaatttaatattgccaTTGAAAAATATGTGTCCACACAAGCAGAGAACACTATAATAActaccaattattttatttctttatttcttgtgcctatttttaagttaatttattgaacATAGAACTTTACTTCTgggatataaatatatctaaacacaataattttaattcgtaCAGTATTTTTAACACTTGCAACacgactaattttttttaaattagaaactcAATGATCTAtactaataatgaaattattattttgtcctcAAAAATACACTCCCAATCCTCCTGTTCTGTAGAAACCAccgaatttgatatttttttttaataaatggaaAGAAATAATCTCTTTACCCAAAATTGAACTctgtttatcaatattttaaactaaaacttaatagtatgtttaaaaaaaaaaaaaaaaacaattttaagttgttttttaataaattataccattattaaattaaataaaaaattgaaattcaataCAGACTATAGAAAGTCTActttcagataaaaaaaaaaaaaactattatcataattcaaCAATTCTACTTTGCTTATGAAgttgtttttgttaatataaataggtatcaagtagtatattagtaaaaatgtaacttaagtggaaactaaaatataatttttaaattgatataatagtagactatttaaaaaaatcagcaCAGTACCCTTaaggtaataaattatagtgttCCTCGTTTTAGTGGACAAGCAGTATATTAccttaatatcattaaaattattatttgctgaTATTAACATATTTGTAGCCATGTACTCATCTTCATTATCATTATACTGTTTTGATGAACTCCTTCGTGGTAAGAAGAACCATCGTTTATGTATTTCACTCCATGCACATGATTCATGTATCATGTATCCAGGGAAATTAATATTGACTGCTTTTCGAATCTTAATATAGTTGTCTGTCCAGTTGACATGAGTTACATGGccagatttattaataatttttatccacATGggattattattaagaaattttCCCGAAGATGATGTCCATTCTTTACCCATACTTCCAACATATAAATCTGAATTATGTATAGTTGCCCATTCACTCTTATATCCTGAAAATCATTTAAGTAATTAGTGTCacccaatattatttatttataataataaataatcataatttacttcatatttactttactttatataaaataggtattcaattcgtgaaataaaataaaataactgtgtactaataattaataaacattataaatttaatagtcaTCTGAATAACACatacttaaatttgaaaaaatgaaaaaaacattaattatatctatattagattattctaataaaattaataaccatgTATTGCCTATTTTTTTACGGTAGGTACCTGTTAAATTttgactttttattatttttaagtacatacaAAATGATTTCTGGTATTTCCCTGTTATATGAGACTACAGCTATTATCATGACTACCAAAATTTGCACACATTTCTATTATCATCTAtcactatttaatttatcatcaatttattataaatacttataaaagtcTATCAAGCTAtacaatatatgatttaaaataaatcaaattaaataatttaatgaatgtaAAACCatggaataaatttaattattaattaaattttgtggTAAAACCCATACCTTTAAAATCAGTTCCATTTCCATCCATGAGTATTATCCAAGGTAAAACAGTGTCGTCTTCattaatactataaactatTCCAGTCCGATCatcaaatgaatatatttttccattaaacGTAACCAGTTCTGAAAGTTCCATTCCACGACCTCCCATGGATATAGatgattttagtattttaggtTCTTCAAGGTCCCATACAATTTCTATTGAgctattattcttataaaaaatgaGGAATCCTTTTTTATAATAGCTGTAccacatatttttttcagtctGGCTTTTAGATGCTTTGTCTAAATCACTAATAATAGCAATACGGAATTTTATACCCACATTGTCAATAGAAACTGGATCAGTCAATGGGtactttgatttaattaatttgtacataaatttATCGTGTGGATGATTAAGACCATAACTGACAAGTTTTGGAGCTGtgtatgcaatattatacaatacaattaagaACAAAACACCAATTAATGAGACAAAAATAACAAAGTGTGTTTGAAAACGAATAGTAGAATTCGAAATGCGGTATGCTTGAGAAGAACTTAAGCTTTGACGAAGCTCTTTCAACATGTTTG includes:
- the LOC132924848 gene encoding large ribosomal subunit protein eL38, with amino-acid sequence MPQEIKEIKDFLLKARRKDAKSVKIKKNIENVKFKVRCSRFLYTLVITDKEKAEKLKQSLPPGLQVKEIKCKKMNTDDKEKK
- the LOC132924855 gene encoding COMM domain-containing protein 8-like, translating into MMDKHLVDFDWKLKYVMGSSSLSTLEEPLLQVILHLKDGPRSNNTENPKVSKNVFLEFSQEELSLFIEKLKQSL
- the LOC132924828 gene encoding CCA tRNA nucleotidyltransferase 1, mitochondrial, which translates into the protein MKYLFQLFSLRPYRPYPSRFLSFVNPVINYNLKPRPTPEIMKLENSQYGFIFSPQLTTVLQVFDKYKYEIRLCGGAVRDILLDKTPTDLDFATTATPDEMIEMMAKENIRVVNKGGLKHGTVTSHVDGVNFELTTLRIDVVTDGRHADVEYTKDWSLDAGRRDLTVNSMFLGMDGTVYDYFNGYEDLKKRQIRFVGDPKLRITEDYLRILRYFRFYGCLATAPNLHDEYILEAIKQNGNGLKKISGERIWSELHKILEGNYGPDIMKTILNLGLSPYIGLPEQPNIDEFDKVINRSKGLKLQPITMLVSFLKDKQDMIDLNNRLKFRVFDRDLGLFIVESRDEKWTPDTIKMNKIKIIQNPTKQGVMKEYIEQLLMYNNDRTILEEFEKWTPLKFPITGNMIKSHGVKDGKKIGIILKKLIEYWADDDFQTDIEELLNLIPRAEDELK
- the LOC132924837 gene encoding apyrase, encoding MSTDHNHIALNLYNVKNSDHSSNMLKELRQSLSSSQAYRISNSTIRFQTHFVIFVSLIGVLFLIVLYNIAYTAPKLVSYGLNHPHDKFMYKLIKSKYPLTDPVSIDNVGIKFRIAIISDLDKASKSQTEKNMWYSYYKKGFLIFYKNNSSIEIVWDLEEPKILKSSISMGGRGMELSELVTFNGKIYSFDDRTGIVYSINEDDTVLPWIILMDGNGTDFKGYKSEWATIHNSDLYVGSMGKEWTSSSGKFLNNNPMWIKIINKSGHVTHVNWTDNYIKIRKAVNINFPGYMIHESCAWSEIHKRWFFLPRRSSSKQYNDNEDEYMATNMLISANNNFNDIKVVHIGKIVPTHGYSSFKFLPGMNDRIIVALKSEEVGSKTASYITAFNIDGTIILPEIKVADLKYEGIEFI